A genome region from Meriones unguiculatus strain TT.TT164.6M chromosome 2, Bangor_MerUng_6.1, whole genome shotgun sequence includes the following:
- the Sohlh2 gene encoding spermatogenesis- and oogenesis-specific basic helix-loop-helix-containing protein 2: protein MADLISSGELGRRPGQGKLDLLIVGDATRYFLAGSVQKFFSNTAQITLTISNVKKVVALLATKSFDIIFLKVTSTLSMEEQEVVKLIRSEKKKNQHLLFVFIIPEKLRGYFSEYGADISFSEPLTLEKVNIVVKYWEEYCTHTVDVESTETSVEYRLHLRNSCSELGGHFPTDAFVCSELLKSEPGLGLKAQLPSPEGNRRASALHSSKEKLRRERIKFCCEQLRTLLPYVKGRKSDVASVIEATVDYVKHIRETISPAIMAQITESLQSNKRFSKRQMPIELFLPCAATSQRENGMLTSTYSPVQEIQLLADQCLNVYTMPAVGPSEEAVRGQSGSGAESPVEDLHNAQVPGAALSLNSYHAVRYCSGPVSPHDAADRANQDISTYLPSTVPTASNFLPQHCNSVLCQVQPTSPNCLYTPGHELPASSRAASSSTLRELQEPVSDHQASQQPLVSTEPSLPPQENSYFYEK, encoded by the exons GGAAAACTAGACCTTTTAATAGTTGGAGATGCCACAAGATACTTCCTGGCTGGCTCTGTAcagaaattcttttccaacacaGCACAGATCACCCTGACCATTAGCAACGTGAAGAAAGTAGTCGCGCTTTTGGCTACTAAGTCATTTGACATAATTTTCTTGAAGGTGACTTCCACCCTATCTatggaggaacaggaagttgTCAAGTTAATAAG atctgagaagaagaaaaaccaacatttgctgtttgtttttataattccTGAAAAACTTAGAG GCTATTTTTCAGAATATGGAGCTGATATCAGCTTCAGTGAGCCACTGACCTTGGAAAAAGTGAACATCGTGGTAAAGTACTGGGAAGAATATTGCACACATACGG TGGATGTGGAGAGCACTGAGACATCTGTAGAATACAGACTACACCTCCGGAATTCCTGCAGTGAACTCGGGGGACATTTTCCTACAGATgcatttgtttg CTCTGAGCTGCTGAAAAGTGAACCTGGACTTGGATTGAAGGCCCAATTGCCCAGTCCTGAAGGAAACAGAAGGGCCTCAGCTCTTCACTCAAGCAAGGAAAAGCTGAGGAG AGAACGCATCAAGTTTTGCTGTGAGCAGCTGCGCACCCTCCTGCCGTATGTCAAGGGGAGGAAGAGCGATGTGGCTTCAGTTATTGAGGCGACAGTTGATTACGTGAAGCATATCCGGgagaccatctctccagccattatGGCCCAG ATTACAGAATCCCTTCAGAGCAATAAAAGGTTTTCTAAGAGACAGATGCCCATCGAGCTGTTCCTTCCATGCGCAGCCACATCACAGAG GGAAAATGGCATGCTGACAAGCACTTACTCACCCGTGCAAGAGATCCAGCTCCTGGCTGATCAGTGCTTGAACGTGTACACCATGCCTGCTGTGGGACCTTCGGAGGAAGCTGTAAGAG GTCAGTCAGGCTCTGGTGCAGAGAGCCCTGTTGAAGATCTTCACAATGCTCAGGTGCCCGGCGCAGCCCTCTCTCTTAATTCCTACCATGCTGTCAGATACTGTTCTGGGCCTGTCTCCCCGCATGATGCAGCTGACAGAGCAAACCAGGACATTTCCACTTATTTACCATCCACTGTACCCACTGCATCCAACTTTCTTCCTCAGCACTGCAATTCCGTGCTTTGCCAAGTACAACCAACCAGTCCCAATTGTCTG TACACTCCAGGCCACGAGCTTCCAGCTAGCTCTCGTGCTGCCTCCTCCAGCACCTTACGTGAGCTCCAAGAGCCAGTCTCGGATCACCAGGCTTCCCAGCAACCTCTTGtatccaccgagccatctctgcCGCCTCAAGAGAACAGTTACTTTTACGAAAAGTAA